GATTACAAGAATTCCTTCGAGCAAAGTTCATATTTCTACATGATGGATTAGGGGAAACCCAGTCCCCACTTTTGGGGTCTCCACCTCTCCCCTGAAAGCCTCCACGACCTCTGTATCCTCCATGGCCTCGTCGCCCACCTCCACTTCCACCTCGTCTCATGAATTCAGGTCTTCTGGTGGCAAAGGACACTTTAATGATATTGCCGTGGAATTCTTTtccatcaaaccagtcaatggcTGCCTTAGCTGAAGGAGGGTCATCAAACGATACTGTTGCCTCCCCTTTTGGCTTTCCTGTGTCCTTGTCTGTGTATAGATTTATCATTGGTTTTCCAGTCTTTTTATTTGTCTTGATGATTCCTATTTGTTTAAAGAACTCCCCCACTTGCTCTGTAGACACACCCTCCCCAAGTCCTTGTACAAAGATTGTGTTGTTATCTGAATTATCAGATTCTGAATCAGCATCTGGTCTGGGTCCATAATCCCTGTGACCACCAAAATTTTTGAAGCCACTGCGGTCACCACCACTTGATCCTGTCATAGGACCTCTTCCATCCTTGTCATATCCCCCACGCCCTCTACCTCCTCCCTGTGACCCACCATATCCTCTATTATCTTTTCCATACCTACTCATATCACGACAATCATCTTGTGTGTGGTGGCTGTAATTTTCCCTTTGTGAATGGTAGGACTGCTGGTTTTGATTATAGGAATCATGCTGCTGATCATAATTTGACTGCTCATCGTAAGAGTGTTGATGTTGATCATAGCCTGACTGCTGGTCATATGAATCTTGTTGACCATAGTCTGACTGGTCATATGAAGGTGCTCTTCCACCTTGGCCTCCTGATGATTCCATGTTTTGCTGTCCCTGGTTATTATAAGATTGCTGGTTGTATGAGCTCTGCTTTTGATTCTCATAACCACTGTAGGACTGTGAATAACCTGATTGGCTTTGTCCATAACTGGAGTAACCGCTATAGTTCTGTCCATATGAAGAGTCAGTAGTTTGTCCATAGCCAGAATAGCTTTGTGGTGCTTGTCCATAACCTTGGCTGCCTTGATTTCCATAGGAAGAATAACTTTGCTGCTCACCTCCAGACTGACTGTAACTTCCAGAATCCGACATGACTAACGGCCGTGGCGCGAAGCCCCCACAGCCAGCAGAGAACAAGGTATATGAGAACCAGCCGGCACAGCGGCCAGAGCTGTACTGagccctagatagcatatttaaaagcagagatattactttgccaacaaaggtccgtctagtcaaggctatggtttttccagtggtcatgtatggatgtgacagttggactgtaaagaaggctgagcaccgaagaattgatgcttttgaactgtggtgttggagaagactcttgagagtaccttggactgcaaggagatccaaccagtccattctgaaggagatcagccctgggatttctttggaaggactgatgctcaagctgaaactccagtactttggccacctcatgcggagagttgactcattggaaaagactctgatgctgggagggattgggggcaggaggagaaggggatgacagaggatgagatggctggatggcatcactgactcgatggatgtgagtctgagtgaactctgggagttggtgatggacagggaggcctggcgtgctgcgattcatggggtcgcaaagagtcggacacgactaagcaactgaactgaactgaagcaaaccaTGTAAAACACCCTGGACTTTGCTTCATACATCACAGTAAcatatttaattctgtttttttaattgattagaAATCAAATTTTCCTCCACATTCTAGATAGACAATGCCTTTTCCACAAACTTTACTAAGTATATATAAATTTGCTGACCAACAAGAAtgtctttcatttattattaactttttaatccctctgtacctcagtttcctcatttacaaaatggGAATGTTTATAACACATTCCTagtagattttgtttttaattaaatggaCCCATTCATGTAAAACACCAAGGACAGTGCATAGTAAATATAagtaacatacttttttttttagataaaattgaaattgtgtttttttctccACGATCTACATAGTCAATGACCgtttctgaaaattttattaaatgtccATAAATCTGCTCACCAAATagcatctctttcacttactAGTAACTTCACTAATGCCCctttgactcagtttcctcatctataaaatgggaacgtTGATAACACCGTtctagttgattttttaaaattaaatgaagcagagcaTGTAAATCACCCAGGACAAcgcttcagttcggttcagtcactcagttgtgtctgactctttgtgaccccatggactgtagcactccaggcctccctgtccattaccaactcccagagtccacacaaacccatgtccattgtgttggcgatgccatccaaccatctcatcctctatcgtgcCCTTatcctccctcaatctttcccagcaccagggtcttttcaaatgagtcagcgctctgcatcaggtggccaaagtattggagtttctgcttcaatatcagtccctccaatgaacacccaggactga
This Budorcas taxicolor isolate Tak-1 chromosome X, Takin1.1, whole genome shotgun sequence DNA region includes the following protein-coding sequences:
- the LOC128070209 gene encoding LOW QUALITY PROTEIN: TATA-binding protein-associated factor 2N-like (The sequence of the model RefSeq protein was modified relative to this genomic sequence to represent the inferred CDS: inserted 4 bases in 2 codons; substituted 1 base at 1 genomic stop codon) produces the protein MSDSGSYSQSGGEQQSYSSYGNQGSQGYGQAPQSYSGYGQTTDSSYGQNYSGYSSYGQSQSGYSQSYSGYENQKQSSYNQQSYNNQGQQNMESSGGQGGRAPSYDQSDYGQQDSYDQQSGYDQHQHSYDEQSNYDQQHDSYNQNQQSYHSQRENYSHHTQDDCRDMSRYGKDNRGYGGSQGGGRGRGGYDKDGRGPMTGSSGGDRSGFKNFGGHRDYGPRPDADSESDNSDNNTIFVQGLGEGVSTEQVGEFFKQIGIIKTNKKTGKPMINLYTDKDTGKPKGEATVSFDDPPSAKAAIDWFDGKEFHGNIIKVSFATRRPEFMRRGGSGGGRRGHGGYRGRGGFQGRGGDPKSGDWVSPNPSCRNMNFARRNSCNQCNEPRPEDSRPSGGDFRGRGYGGERGYRGRGGRDGDRGGYSADRSGGGYGGDRGSGYGGDHGGGYGGDXGGNYGGDRSGGYGRDRGGGYGGDRSGGXGGYGGDRGSSRGYGGDQGGGYGGDRSGGGYGGDRGGYGGKMGGRNDXRNDQCNRPY